In a single window of the Zea mays cultivar B73 chromosome 5, Zm-B73-REFERENCE-NAM-5.0, whole genome shotgun sequence genome:
- the LOC100282229 gene encoding E3 ubiquitin-protein ligase SIRP1 (The RefSeq protein has 2 substitutions compared to this genomic sequence), with protein sequence MDEGQGVRYWCHMCQEVIDPMPEMKCPGCEGGFVEEMDSEDFEPAANARSDRSVSLLAPLLLGMMGGSSRRSRLRREAMVEADADQDDEEDDSDHELELSRRRRRRRRSSALFSVLEAMRDRDEVRGSDDTDSDTERDLERGRRERMERQRERLRQIERVSARGRERTESLILINSNNEAIILQGTFGSDDNQEDSSNTSSGVSLGDYFLGPALDTLLQRLAESDLSRSGTPPAKKEAVAALPTVNIEEALGCSVCLEDFEMGGEAKQMPCQHKFHSHCILPWLELHSSCPICRFQLPTEETKNNPCESASTAGAVNGDGDNAAASGSDTESTNHNEDDHSDSPIFSALSTLFSDPFSSDDDESVPHSYEN encoded by the coding sequence ATGGATGAAGGTCAGGGAGTTAGGTATTGGTGCCACATGTGTCAGGAGGTGATAGATCCTATGCCCGAGATGAAGTGCCCAGGCTGCGAGGGCGGGTTTGTGGAGGAGATGGACTCCGAAGACTTCGAGCCAGCTGCGAACGCGAGGTCTGATCGCTCCGTCTCTCTCTTGGCTCCACTGCTGCTTGGTATGATGGGGGGTTCGTCGCGCAGATCAAGACTCAGGAGGGAGGCCATGGTTGAAGCTGATGCCGACCAGGATGACGAAGAGGATGATTCAGACCATGAGCTTGAACTTTCCAggaggaggcggaggaggaggcgctcATCAGCGCTTTTCAGTGTGCTTGAGGCTATGCGTGACCGTGATGAAGTAAGGGGCTCGGATGACACCGACAGTGATACAGAGAGAGACCTGGAGAGAGGGAGAAGGGAGAGGATGGAGAGGCAGAGGGAGAGGTTAAGGCAGATCGAGAGGGTGAGTGCTCGTGGCAGAGAGAGGACGGAAAGCTTAATACTGATCAACTCCAACAACGAGGCTATTATTCTGCAGGGAACATTCGGATCTGATGACAACCAGGAGGACTCAAGCAACACAAGTTCTGGTGTATCACTTGGGGATTACTTTCTTGGTCCTGCCTTAGACACTCTCTTGCAGCGTTTGGCGGAGAGTGACCTCAGTCGTTCTGGCACACCGCCTGCCAAGAAGGAAGCAGTCGCCGCGCTACCAACCGTGAACATCGAGGAAGCGTTGGGCTGTTCAGTCTGTCTTGAGGATTTCGAGATGGGAGGAGAAGCGAAGCAGATGCCCTGTCAGCATAAGTTCCACTCGCACTGCATACTCCCGTGGCTGGAGCTCCACAGCTCTTGCCCAATCTGCCGGTTTCAGTTGCCTACTGAGGAGACGAAGAACAACCCATGCGAATCAGCCAGCACCGCAGGGACCGTGAACGGCGGTGGAGACAACGCTGCTGCAAGCGGCAGCGATACAGAAAGTACTAACCACAATGAAGATGACCATTCCGATAGCCCTATCTTCTCTGCTCTGAGCACACTCTTCTCTGATCCGTTCTCATCCGACGATGATGAAAGTGTTCCACACTCTTACGAGAACTGA
- the LOC109939414 gene encoding calcium-binding allergen Ole e 8 — MLELLVLPPALDLLLHSCLIVSVSSLLIMLALQPLLPGGTDVASASRGVRSASRAVLARLLPSSSRTRSGVPVAPPPPPPPPRHCELCAASSWPGTVAAVTATLHLDADADGDTERSSISSAEEDGTACGGCAALAAVEELLGSKEATERELREAFRVFDRDEDGFVGAAELWYVLRRLGMGGSSSAREDCARMIAAHDADGDGRISFREFRDMMERAV, encoded by the coding sequence ATGTTGGAGCTGCTGGTGCTGCCGCCGGCGCTGGACCTCCTCCTCCACAGCTGCCTCATCGTGTCGGTGTCATCTCTACTGATCATGCTCGCGCTCCAGCCGCTACTGCCCGGCGGCACCGACGTGGCCTCAGCGAGCAGGGGCGTGCGCTCCGCGTCGCGGGCGGTCCTCGCGCGCCTCCTGCCGTCGTCGTCCCGCACCCGCAGCGGCGTGCCCGTggcgccgcctcctcctcctcctcccccgcGGCATTGCGAGCTGTGCGCCGCGTCGTCGTGGCCGGGCACCGTGGCGGCCGTGACGGCGACCCTGCACCTGGACGCCGACGCCGACGGCGACACGGAGCGCTCCTCCATCTCCTCCGCCGAGGAGGACGGCACCGCGTGCGGCGGGTGCGCGGcgttggcggcggtggaggagctGCTGGGAAGCAAGGAGGCGACGGAGCGCGAGCTGCGCGAGGCGTTCCGCGTGTTCGACCGCGACGAGGACGGGTTCGTGGGCGCCGCCGAGCTCTGGTACGTGCTGCGCCGCCTCGGGATGGGCGGCTCGAGCTCGGCGCGGGAGGACTGCGCCCGGATGATCGCGGCGCACGACGCCGACGGCGACGGCCGCATCAGCTTCCGCGAGTTCAGGGACATGATGGAGCGCGCGGTCTGA
- the LOC100282229 gene encoding E3 ubiquitin-protein ligase SIRP1 isoform X1, whose amino-acid sequence MDEGQGVRYWCHMCQEVIDPMPEMKCPGCEGGFVEEMDSEDFEPAANARSDRSVSLLAPLLLGMMGGSSRRSRLRREAMVEADADQDDEEDDSDHELELSRRRRRRRRSSALFSVLEAMRDRDEVRGSDDTDSDTERDLERGRRERMERQRERLRQIERVSARGRERTESLILINSNNEAIILQGTFGSDDNQEDSSNTSSGVSLGDYFLGPALDTLLQRLAESDLSRSGTPPAKKEAVAALPTVNIEEALGCSVCLEDFEMGGEAKQMPCQHKFHSHCILPWLELHSSCPICRFQLPTEETKNNPCESASTAGTVNGGGDNAAASGSDTESTNHNEDDHSDSPIFSALSTLFSDPFSSDDDESVPHSYEN is encoded by the coding sequence ATGGATGAAGGTCAGGGAGTTAGGTATTGGTGCCACATGTGTCAGGAGGTGATAGATCCTATGCCCGAGATGAAGTGCCCAGGCTGCGAGGGCGGGTTTGTGGAGGAGATGGACTCCGAAGACTTCGAGCCAGCTGCGAACGCGAGGTCTGATCGCTCCGTCTCTCTCTTGGCTCCACTGCTGCTTGGTATGATGGGGGGTTCGTCGCGCAGATCAAGACTCAGGAGGGAGGCCATGGTTGAAGCTGATGCCGACCAGGATGACGAAGAGGATGATTCAGACCATGAGCTTGAACTTTCCAggaggaggcggaggaggaggcgctcATCAGCGCTTTTCAGTGTGCTTGAGGCTATGCGTGACCGTGATGAAGTAAGGGGCTCGGATGACACCGACAGTGATACAGAGAGAGACCTGGAGAGAGGGAGAAGGGAGAGGATGGAGAGGCAGAGGGAGAGGTTAAGGCAGATCGAGAGGGTGAGTGCTCGTGGCAGAGAGAGGACGGAAAGCTTAATACTGATCAACTCCAACAACGAGGCTATTATTCTGCAGGGAACATTCGGATCTGATGACAACCAGGAGGACTCAAGCAACACAAGTTCTGGTGTATCACTTGGGGATTACTTTCTTGGTCCTGCCTTAGACACTCTCTTGCAGCGTTTGGCGGAGAGTGACCTCAGTCGTTCTGGCACACCGCCTGCCAAGAAGGAAGCAGTCGCCGCGCTACCAACCGTGAACATCGAGGAAGCGTTGGGCTGTTCAGTCTGTCTTGAGGATTTCGAGATGGGAGGAGAAGCGAAGCAGATGCCCTGTCAGCATAAGTTCCACTCGCACTGCATACTCCCGTGGCTGGAGCTCCACAGCTCTTGCCCAATCTGCCGGTTTCAGTTGCCTACTGAGGAGACGAAGAACAACCCATGCGAATCAGCCAGCACCGCAGGGACCGTGAACGGCGGTGGAGACAACGCTGCTGCAAGCGGCAGCGATACAGAAAGTACTAACCACAATGAAGATGACCATTCCGATAGCCCTATCTTCTCTGCTCTGAGCACACTCTTCTCTGATCCGTTCTCATCCGACGATGATGAAAGTGTTCCACACTCTTACGAGAACTGA